The genome window GTTCCCTCCACTCAGTCACTCACAGCAGTATAGCACAAGTTTCCCTCTAAGACCTAATGATGGCTCTGACCTGCTACACTCTGCCAGTAGCCAAGGCCCAATATGGGCAAGTTCAAAAATATAACCTGGCCAGTCCTAGCTAAATGCCAGGCAAATTAAACTATCCCTTGGCATGACTCAAGTCTGGCAGAGATAAGTAAGGCCTGCATGCCAGAGCCAGAGAGATGCTGCTGGGTGACTGGGGGACTTTGCCCTCACCAACCCCTAGACTACACCCAGTGGCACAGACCTACAGATACAGGTTAGCCTGCAACAAGTTTTGTGTGCCACTGAGAGCTGGGTTCCATTATGTGCAGTTGAGCTACTGTGAACAGACAAAACCAGAACAAGTAGTAAGTACAAACAAGTGACCCACTGACCTGCAGTGTTGCACTTAAATAGGACAACAAGGCAACACAGCACCCCTGCAACAAGAGAGGAATGCGTCAGCCAGTTTACTTAGTAAGCTTCTCCTATGTATACCATACATTTTGTGGAATCAAAGCTTCCCTGCCTTAGGCCTGAAACATAAAAAGATTGCTGGTTTAGTGAGATAGATACATCAGGGAATGACAATTTAATACTTAACGTTCACaccattcctttattttcatgttttagtATCTGTACATGGATGGGATTGTGTACAAAAGATTTCATGCTAAGCACAAAACACAACTCTCAATTCACTAACTAAAAgggtcaaaggaaaaaaaaaaaaatcccaattaACCAGTCTCATTTTTGGAATGTGATTATACAGAGTAATACTCATGAGTTGGTGCAAGAAACTAATTGGGTTAATATTAAATACAGCTATCTGTCTCACAGCCATTCACTCATCCCTGGACTCCAAGCACGCCACTGAATATTTCAACTGTCGAAATTTGCATCAAGGTACTGAAAGATTagtacacactcacacattcaacATGAATCCACCTCCATGGCCAAGAGGGAaaccctactactactgctaagaTTTTTATGCACAGAAACTTAAATGACCTGGTAACAGTATTTACAACAGCTGATCATTAAGCAGCCATGAAAGTCATTCAATATCTGTTTTCAAAAAACAGTATAAAATACAATTCAATGTATTCCTGATATAAAACTTTACAAAATTACTTTTCTTACAAAAGGAACACTTTTAATAATCTTTTGTCTAATTCTACATGATAGTGCTTATGGACAAGAGATAATTAAGTAGCGCCCTAGAATTGATTTCCAAGTGATGAATAAAGCTATATACATACATCATATATTGGTCTGAAGGTCTTTGCACTTACAAAGATGAAAACGAAGCATCGAGGGCTTGGTGTATGGAGGCCGCCTTGTATCACTAGCTCACTGCTGGGGCTGTCCCTGCTGGGGGGCCGGTGGCGGCGGCGCTGGCTGGCCGGGCTGGCCCCACCCCTGCTGCCCCCAGCCCATCCACATGTATCCAGGGTTGGGCTGGTAGCCGTAAGGGTACTGGTTGTAGGGCATTTGATTGTAGGGCATCTGCTGAGGGTAATACTGCCAGTACCCCATCTGGCCCATCTGGTTGGGGAAGCCGCCTCCATTAGGGTAGGTGGGCATGCTAGGCTGTGCCCCGTTGGCCTCCTGTGCTGGGTTGCTGGCCTGGTCCACGCCTGTGTCCTTCCCCCACGAACACCTAATCATCTGTCCATTCAGGTTAGAATTATGAAGTTCAACAATAGCCTGACACGCACTCTCCTTACTGGTGTACTTTATGAAAGCATAGCCCTTTTCCTTAAAGATTTTAATCTTTTCAATCTGTCCATGAGGCTGAAAAGACTTGTGCAACATTTCCTCAGTTATGTCTTGCTTCAGTCCGCCACAAAACACTGTAGTGTTCGTGGGTGTTGTCTGGTTGAACACCTCATCATAGTTTAATTTCTTCTGTTCGGGTTTGGTCTCGTTAGGAGTGTTTGCCGGCTTCCGTGTGGCCCAGCGCGTTTTTATCATTTTCCGGCCAAGCCACTGACCATTCATGGCACTGATACTTGTCTCGGCATCCATCTTCTTCACAAACACCACAAAACCGTAACCTCGAGATTTAAAGCTTTGTGGGTCTTTTACTACTTTGCAGTCTGAAATCTCTCCAAACACCTGAAAGGCTTCCCTAAGGGCTTGTTCATCTATTTCCGGACTAAGGTCTCCAACATACACATGGTGGTGCCTACTCGTGTCTACTTTGGTATACTTGTTCTTGTTACCTTGACCAGTGGCCCAGTCAACACGCATTTTTCGGTTCTGAAGCATCTTGTCATTCATCATGGTGATGGCATTGAGGGCAGTCATATGATCACAGAACTCAACAAAACAATAGGGGTCGGTAGTGGGCTCGCGAAACATCTTGCAACTGCGCACCTCACCCAGCTGGCCAAACAGCATCATGATGAGGTCCTCGGTGACTGTGTTGTCCAGGTTGCCAACGTACAACGTCCTGTTCTGCTCTTGAGCCATCTTGCTGTCACCTGTGGAACCAACCACATCAGCACATCAGACAGCCACTCATCTGCTCCACACCTGGCCGCCCACAAAATaactttcaacttttttttctttcaaaaatTTAATGCATGAAAATCACAAATATATTTATCAGGGCACTTACTGCATGGCTGCAACTTTTCTGATCGACAAGTCTATGATTATATCTCTAATAAACTAAACAGCCTCAATGAATCATTACTAGCACAAAGTTTAACTGCTCAATAATCTTAACTTTGTGTCAAGCAACACAACGTATATAGTCAAGGAATTTTAAATTCTCCACACAATAAAGAGAACATGAACGTACATTTTCTGACTTGCCAAAATCATGTAGGCTGATGAACAAAGGGAGCCGTCCAGCCTGCAAATTCCTTAAAATTTCAAGTTGTATAATGTAACAAACTATGAACACTAGCTCTTGCTGAACTGCCTCGCTTTTCTCTCTCAACTAACTCATATTTCAGTCTCTCTTAACCATTATGCTAGCATACCTATCCAGACATTTACTAAGGCTAATGCACTTTTCGGAGTTTTAATTGCACATTTAACTCTATCCAAAAATTCCTATTATGCAGCACCCTGGCCAACAATTATTAAGTGCTGAAATATGTTGCTCCCCAAACACACCTACCCAGGCCACTCGACAGAAGACCCTCCTAGTGCCATCACAATCTTTGTAGATAGAGCTAATAATTATAAGAGTGAAAAATTGGAAATCTACCAAGACTGACAATAGatgttatatgaaaatatacttaATGACATTAAATGAAGCACCAGCACAGGCCTATCTACCAACGCATGTTTCAATTTACATGTTTCAAACTGCCATGGCAGACACCCTGGCAAGTAAAGCATATGAACATaaaaaagtaatttttttcaGTAGCTACCAAGTAGACCTTGTGGATAAAAAACAAACTGGCAAAATAGAGACCAGCATGTGCTAGATATTCAATGTTCCCAGTCCTAGAACAGATGGCTTCCTCAAACTAATGGCAATGAGGGTAAATGTATAATTTGGCCACAGCTAAGTGGCAAAACATTACTTCATAAGTGATAAAAACTACTCAGCATCAAAATGACACAATCACCTCCATACATCACATTCCTTCCAAGTCACCAACTCAACCATCACAATAAACAATACACTGCCCTCAGGCCTAAAGGGAAATGGAACTCATCACTCCTCTAACtttcaaagaaaaatataaatatttttttatctacTCTGAGTATTTTTGTCGTGATATCAAAGATATATTTCATTCGTATTCCAGTGCAGGTCATTCAAGCTCATGCCAGCTACTCTCTCTCCTAAGTAATGTCAAGATTTACACACTCTCACAACTCATTCAATCTTTGTCCCAATATGAACTATGGAGATGGATATTTGTAAAAGTATTACACATTATGTAGAGAAATGCTATAAATTTCTGAAATGGACGTGgcatgaataaaagaaaacacactTTGATAAATGGTTTCTGAGCACAGACAAAATTTAAATGTTTGAAGTATGAAGTGGGCCAATGCTGCAGTGCTTGGTGCACCTAGCTGAAATAAACAGTAAATTAATGGATTTTACATTAAATCTTTAATGGTAGTCATGCCAGTCAGTGTACTTCATCAAGGGTGACACAAATGAGCTAGGTGCTACTCCACTACACAGGGAAAAACAGAGtactgagaaaggaaaaaaaatatatatagatatatatatatatatatatatatatatatatatatatatatatatatatatatatatatatatatatatatatatatatgaataaagtGTAATTCAGACGTGAATCAATGCCGAGTGACACACCATGCCAATCAATGGAAATCAACACAATAATGGAGAAAATGCTCAAGGTTCCTAGTATCTACACACTCCACAGTTCATCTGAATCAGGATATACAAGAACTGTTTCCACGGCAATCAACAAGGCTCATCATGCAACACTCAGTGGATGTCAAATAACCATGCTAAAGATTTATACACTCAAATGCAAAAGtactaaaaaacaaaagaaatgcaagCTGATGTTACCCATGATAAAacttacacactctctctctctctctctctctctctctctctctctctctctctctctctctctctctcaaagaaaaaatacaagcTTCCTGATCCAGCCCCCACACAAGCCAAAtttacacacaataaaagaagaaCTATCCTAAACAAATGGAACAAATCTTTGTAAATAGTCATGCTCCAAAAATTTCTTTGTATAAATAttcatacacatatatacact of Eriocheir sinensis breed Jianghai 21 chromosome 2, ASM2467909v1, whole genome shotgun sequence contains these proteins:
- the LOC127002841 gene encoding nucleolysin TIAR-like isoform X2, which produces MAQEQNRTLYVGNLDNTVTEDLIMMLFGQLGEVRSCKMFREPTTDPYCFVEFCDHMTALNAITMMNDKMLQNRKMRVDWATGQGNKNKYTKVDTSRHHHVYVGDLSPEIDEQALREAFQVFGEISDCKVVKDPQSFKSRGYGFVVFVKKMDAETSISAMNGQWLGRKMIKTRWATRKPANTPNETKPEQKKLNYDEVFNQTTPTNTTVFCGGLKQDITEEMLHKSFQPHGQIEKIKIFKEKGYAFIKYTSKESACQAIVELHNSNLNGQMIRCSWGKDTGVDQASNPAQEANGAQPSMPTYPNGGGFPNQMGQMGYWQYYPQQMPYNQMPYNQYPYGYQPNPGYMWMGWGQQGWGQPGQPAPPPPAPQQGQPQQ